Proteins from a genomic interval of Stenotrophomonas sp. WZN-1:
- a CDS encoding gamma-glutamyl-gamma-aminobutyrate hydrolase family protein (Members of this family of hydrolases with an active site Cys residue belong to MEROPS family C26.), whose protein sequence is MRRLPWVGLPTDSTVLGHHRFTMAGEKYVRALAEAAEVTPVVLPSLQPPLPAGNWLQGLDGLLLTGAVSNIEPQHYEGGRSWPGNPHDPARDANAFALLQEALALDLPVLAICRGFQELNVALGGSLHPQVHAVPGLADHREDPQAPVDVQYGPAHAVTLAADGWLSQWQGGDRVQVNSVHGQGIARLAQGLQVEAWADDGLVEAARSLHHGFVLGVQWHPEWRVMQAPFYHAIFRAFGQACRQHQQNRLDSR, encoded by the coding sequence ATGCGCCGCCTGCCCTGGGTGGGCCTGCCCACCGACAGCACCGTGCTCGGCCATCACCGTTTCACGATGGCCGGCGAGAAGTACGTGCGCGCGCTGGCCGAGGCGGCCGAAGTGACCCCGGTGGTGTTGCCCAGCCTGCAGCCACCGCTGCCTGCCGGCAACTGGCTGCAGGGGCTGGATGGCCTGCTGCTGACCGGCGCGGTCAGCAATATCGAACCGCAGCACTACGAGGGTGGCCGCAGCTGGCCAGGCAATCCGCATGACCCGGCCCGGGATGCCAATGCCTTTGCGTTGCTGCAGGAGGCACTGGCGCTGGACCTGCCGGTGCTGGCGATCTGCCGCGGCTTCCAGGAATTGAATGTGGCACTGGGCGGCAGCCTGCATCCGCAGGTGCATGCGGTGCCCGGCCTGGCGGATCATCGTGAAGATCCGCAGGCGCCGGTGGACGTGCAGTACGGGCCGGCGCATGCGGTCACGCTGGCTGCCGATGGCTGGCTGTCGCAGTGGCAGGGGGGCGATCGTGTGCAGGTCAATTCGGTGCACGGCCAAGGCATCGCCCGCCTCGCGCAGGGCCTGCAGGTCGAGGCCTGGGCCGACGATGGGCTGGTCGAAGCGGCACGCAGCCTGCACCATGGTTTCGTGCTCGGCGTACAGTGGCACCCGGAGTGGCGTGTCATGCAGGCGCCGTTCTATCACGCTATTTTCCGTGCATTCGGCCAAGCTTGCCGGCAGCACCAACAGAACCGACTGGATTCCCGATGA
- a CDS encoding glutamine synthetase family protein, which yields MSSRTRPRKTATPPAPQESTLLRWLKERRITEVECLVPDITGNARGKIIPADKFSHDYGTRLPEGIFATTVTGEFPDDYYELTSPSDSDMMLRPDPDTVRMVPWAADATAQVIHDCYTKNGEPHELAPRNVLRRVLAAYAELGLRPVVAPELEFFLVQKNTDPDFPLLPPAGRSGRPETARQSYSIDAVNEFDPILDLMYDYADAMKLDVDTLIHESGAAQLEVNFTHADAMDLADQVFLFKRTMREAAMRHGVYATFLAKPMENEPGSAMHIHQSLVRVSDGSNVFAGETDAEGEFSPVFGHYLGGLQKYAPQAMAFFAPNVNSYRRLVFGEVSPSNVHWGFDNRTCGLRVPLDTPENMRVESRFAGSDANPYLAMAATLACGLLGIRERLAPDAPVTGSAKELGYNLPRSLGEALDGLEQCSELQALLGERFCRAYISVKRKEYETFFRVISSWEREFLLLNV from the coding sequence ATGAGTTCCCGAACGCGCCCGCGCAAGACGGCCACGCCCCCCGCACCGCAGGAAAGCACGCTGCTGCGCTGGCTGAAGGAGCGGCGCATCACCGAGGTGGAATGCCTGGTGCCGGACATCACCGGCAACGCGCGCGGCAAGATCATCCCCGCCGACAAGTTCTCGCATGACTACGGTACGCGGCTGCCCGAAGGCATCTTCGCCACCACCGTCACCGGCGAGTTTCCCGATGACTACTACGAGCTGACCTCGCCATCGGACTCGGACATGATGCTGCGCCCCGATCCGGATACGGTGCGGATGGTGCCGTGGGCGGCCGACGCCACCGCGCAGGTCATCCACGATTGCTACACCAAGAACGGCGAGCCGCATGAGCTGGCACCACGCAACGTGCTGCGTCGCGTGCTGGCGGCTTATGCCGAACTGGGCCTGCGCCCGGTGGTGGCGCCGGAGCTGGAGTTCTTCCTGGTGCAGAAGAACACCGACCCGGACTTCCCGCTGCTGCCACCGGCTGGCCGTTCCGGGCGCCCGGAAACCGCGCGGCAGTCGTACTCGATCGATGCGGTCAACGAGTTCGACCCGATCCTCGACCTGATGTACGACTACGCCGATGCGATGAAGCTGGACGTGGACACCCTGATCCACGAATCCGGTGCGGCGCAGCTGGAAGTCAACTTCACCCATGCCGATGCGATGGACCTGGCCGACCAGGTGTTCCTGTTCAAGCGCACCATGCGCGAGGCAGCGATGCGCCACGGTGTCTATGCCACGTTCCTGGCCAAGCCGATGGAGAACGAACCGGGCAGTGCCATGCACATCCACCAGAGCCTGGTGCGGGTGAGCGATGGCAGCAACGTGTTCGCCGGCGAGACCGATGCCGAGGGCGAGTTCAGCCCGGTGTTCGGCCACTACCTGGGCGGCCTGCAGAAGTACGCGCCGCAGGCGATGGCGTTCTTCGCGCCGAACGTGAACTCCTACCGCCGGCTGGTGTTCGGCGAAGTCTCGCCGAGCAACGTCCATTGGGGCTTCGACAACCGCACCTGCGGCCTGCGCGTGCCGCTGGATACGCCGGAGAACATGCGCGTGGAGAGCCGTTTCGCCGGGTCCGATGCCAATCCCTACCTGGCAATGGCCGCGACCCTGGCCTGTGGCCTGCTCGGCATCCGCGAGCGGCTGGCACCGGATGCGCCGGTGACCGGCAGCGCCAAGGAACTGGGCTACAACCTGCCGCGCTCGCTGGGCGAGGCGCTGGACGGGCTGGAGCAGTGCAGCGAGCTGCAGGCACTGCTGGGTGAGCGCTTCTGCCGGGCCTACATCTCGGTCAAGCGCAAGGAATACGAGACCTTTTTCCGCGTCATCAGCTCGTGGGAGCGCGAGTTCCTGCTGCTGAACGTCTGA
- a CDS encoding polyamine ABC transporter substrate-binding protein — MKLRILTLGLASAMLSACGGGNGGAQDSQVLNVYNYSDYIAEDTIPTFEKESGIEVTYDVFDSDEMVETKLLAGNSGYDVVVPTLNFFGRQIQAGVFLPLDKSKIPNLANLDPAVMKRIATQDPGNQYGVPYMIGTTGIGYNVDMLKQRFGGSTDIANSWDLVFKPENISKMKDCGVTILDTPADMIPIALHYLGLDPHSGDPAELQKAADLLKSIRPYVQNFHSSQYVGSLANGGTCLVVGWSGDIIQARDRAEEASNGVHVAYSIPKEGAPQWFDMLAIPKDAKHPEAAYAFINYLLQPKVAAANTNFIHYANPVPTATPLVDEAIRTDPTIYPPADVAEKMFTYSINTPETDKLYTRLWTEVKTGR, encoded by the coding sequence ATGAAGCTGCGTATCCTCACGCTCGGCCTGGCCTCCGCCATGCTTTCCGCCTGTGGCGGTGGCAACGGCGGCGCGCAGGACAGCCAGGTCCTGAACGTCTACAACTACAGCGATTACATCGCCGAGGACACCATTCCGACCTTCGAGAAGGAGAGCGGCATCGAGGTGACCTACGATGTGTTCGACAGCGATGAGATGGTCGAGACCAAGCTGCTGGCCGGCAACAGCGGCTACGACGTGGTGGTGCCGACCCTGAACTTCTTCGGCCGCCAGATCCAGGCCGGCGTGTTCCTGCCGCTGGACAAGAGCAAGATCCCGAACCTGGCCAACCTCGATCCGGCGGTGATGAAGCGCATCGCCACCCAGGATCCGGGCAACCAGTACGGCGTGCCGTACATGATCGGCACCACCGGCATCGGCTACAACGTGGACATGCTGAAGCAGCGCTTCGGTGGCAGCACCGACATCGCCAACAGCTGGGACCTGGTGTTCAAGCCGGAGAACATCAGCAAGATGAAGGACTGCGGCGTGACCATCCTGGACACGCCGGCGGACATGATCCCGATCGCACTGCATTACCTGGGCCTGGACCCGCACAGCGGCGACCCGGCCGAGCTGCAGAAGGCCGCCGACCTGTTGAAGTCGATCCGCCCGTACGTGCAGAACTTCCACTCCTCGCAGTACGTGGGTTCGCTGGCCAACGGCGGTACCTGCCTGGTGGTCGGCTGGTCGGGTGACATCATCCAGGCCCGCGACCGCGCCGAGGAAGCCAGCAATGGCGTGCACGTGGCCTATTCGATCCCGAAGGAAGGCGCACCGCAGTGGTTCGACATGCTGGCGATCCCGAAGGATGCCAAGCACCCGGAGGCGGCCTACGCCTTCATCAACTACCTGCTGCAGCCGAAGGTTGCCGCGGCCAACACCAACTTCATCCATTACGCCAACCCGGTGCCGACCGCGACCCCGCTGGTGGATGAGGCGATCCGTACCGACCCGACCATCTACCCGCCGGCCGACGTGGCCGAGAAGATGTTCACCTATTCGATCAACACGCCGGAGACCGACAAGCTCTACACCCGGCTGTGGACCGAGGTGAAGACCGGCCGCTAG
- the potA gene encoding polyamine ABC transporter ATP-binding protein: MPVEAQPVATVVDTTGAPGYLSIRDLRKEFDGFVAVDDVNLDVRKGEIFALLGGSGSGKSTLLRCLGGFETPTKGSITLDGQRLDALPPYQRPVNMMFQSYALFPHMTVEQNIAFGLKQDGLGKDAISKRVGEMLDLVQMGHLGKRKPHQLSGGQQQRVALARSLAKGPKLLLLDEPMGALDKKLRSQMQLELVSIIESSGVTCVMVTHDQEEAMTMATRIAVMDAGWIQQVGKPDEVYEQPANRFVAEFIGSVNLFDGVIDEDLPEYVTVRSPLFPAPIYIAHGITCYEGQPVAFALRPEKVMIGKDEPEGHTNKAQGVIEDIAYFGSHSVYHVRLPSGAKVLANFANSQRWASDGLTWGDEVWVHWRDNDGVVLTS, from the coding sequence ATGCCCGTTGAAGCCCAGCCGGTAGCCACCGTCGTCGACACGACCGGTGCGCCCGGCTATCTCTCCATTCGTGACCTGCGCAAGGAATTCGACGGTTTCGTCGCCGTCGACGACGTCAACCTGGACGTGCGCAAGGGCGAGATCTTTGCCCTGCTCGGTGGCTCCGGCAGTGGCAAGTCGACCCTGCTGCGCTGCCTGGGCGGCTTCGAGACGCCCACCAAGGGCAGCATCACCCTCGATGGCCAGCGCCTGGACGCACTGCCGCCGTACCAGCGGCCGGTCAACATGATGTTCCAGTCCTATGCCCTGTTCCCGCACATGACGGTCGAGCAGAACATCGCCTTCGGGCTGAAGCAGGATGGCCTGGGCAAGGACGCGATCAGCAAGCGCGTCGGCGAGATGCTGGACCTGGTGCAGATGGGGCATCTGGGCAAGCGCAAGCCGCACCAGCTGTCCGGCGGCCAGCAGCAGCGCGTGGCGCTGGCGCGGTCGCTGGCCAAGGGGCCGAAGCTGCTGCTGCTGGACGAACCGATGGGCGCGCTGGACAAGAAGCTGCGCTCGCAGATGCAGCTGGAACTGGTCAGCATCATCGAATCGTCGGGCGTGACCTGCGTGATGGTCACCCACGATCAGGAAGAAGCGATGACCATGGCCACCCGCATCGCGGTGATGGATGCCGGCTGGATCCAGCAGGTGGGCAAGCCGGACGAAGTCTACGAGCAGCCGGCCAACCGCTTCGTCGCCGAGTTCATCGGCTCGGTCAACCTGTTCGACGGGGTGATCGACGAGGACCTGCCCGAGTACGTGACCGTGCGCTCGCCGCTGTTCCCGGCACCGATCTACATCGCCCATGGCATCACCTGCTATGAAGGGCAGCCGGTCGCGTTCGCGCTGCGCCCGGAGAAGGTGATGATCGGCAAGGACGAGCCGGAAGGGCACACCAACAAGGCGCAGGGTGTGATCGAGGACATCGCCTACTTCGGCAGCCATTCGGTCTACCACGTGCGCCTGCCCAGCGGCGCCAAGGTGCTGGCCAACTTCGCCAACTCGCAGCGCTGGGCCAGTGACGGCCTGACCTGGGGCGACGAAGTGTGGGTGCACTGGCGCGACAACGACGGCGTGGTGCTGACCTCATGA
- a CDS encoding ABC transporter permease subunit, with protein sequence MSVAGLKRWLPGLRATVIGIPYLWLLLFFAVPFLIVLMISFSLSRVGSPPYTWLLQYADGGFSLKLNLENYLALFRDSIYAQAFLSSIRIAAISTFLTLLIGYPMAYAIARLSPAARNVAMMLVVLPSWTSFLIRVYAWKAILDRNGLLDQFLQFSGLQSLMTSMGLPKLQLIDTPTAAYIGIVYCYLPFMVLPLYANLVKHDHRLLEAAYDLGAKPWQAFLRITLPLSKAGIIAGCMLVMIPAVGEFVIPEMLGGSETLMVGRQLWNEFFNNRNWPGASAMAVAMILLLLVPILLFNRSQQRLLEGKQA encoded by the coding sequence ATGAGCGTCGCCGGCCTGAAGCGCTGGCTGCCGGGGCTGCGTGCCACGGTGATCGGCATTCCGTACCTGTGGCTGCTGCTGTTCTTCGCAGTGCCGTTCCTGATCGTGCTGATGATCAGCTTCTCGCTCAGCCGGGTCGGCTCGCCGCCGTACACCTGGCTGCTGCAGTACGCGGACGGCGGCTTCTCGCTGAAGCTGAACCTGGAAAACTACCTGGCGCTGTTCCGTGATTCGATCTATGCGCAGGCGTTCCTGAGCTCGATCAGGATCGCGGCGATCTCCACCTTCCTCACCCTGCTGATCGGCTATCCGATGGCCTATGCCATCGCGCGCCTGTCGCCGGCCGCGCGCAACGTGGCGATGATGCTGGTGGTGCTGCCGTCATGGACCTCGTTCCTGATCCGCGTGTATGCGTGGAAGGCGATCCTGGACCGCAACGGCCTGCTCGACCAGTTCCTGCAGTTCAGCGGCCTGCAGTCGCTGATGACCAGCATGGGCCTGCCCAAGCTGCAGCTGATCGATACCCCGACCGCCGCCTACATCGGCATCGTCTACTGCTACCTGCCGTTCATGGTGCTGCCGCTGTACGCCAACCTGGTCAAGCATGACCACCGCCTGCTGGAGGCGGCCTACGACCTCGGCGCCAAGCCGTGGCAGGCGTTCCTGCGCATCACGTTGCCGCTGTCGAAGGCGGGCATCATCGCCGGCTGCATGCTGGTAATGATCCCGGCGGTGGGTGAATTCGTGATCCCGGAAATGCTGGGCGGCTCGGAGACGCTGATGGTCGGTCGCCAGCTGTGGAACGAGTTCTTCAACAACCGCAACTGGCCGGGTGCCTCGGCGATGGCGGTGGCGATGATCCTGTTGCTGCTGGTGCCGATCCTGCTGTTCAACCGTTCCCAGCAGCGCCTGCTGGAAGGGAAGCAGGCATGA
- a CDS encoding ABC transporter permease subunit codes for MSPRSAKGLGLGVLLLGFAFLYLPILLLMFYSFNSSRLAMVWAGFSTRAYSDLFADRALMDAMWTSLVVAFWTACTATVLGTLAAMVMTRFKRFRGKPLFGALVTAPLVMPDVILGFSLMALLASMGAIPGFPARGLATIWIAHVTFTLCFVTVVVSSRLQEMDLSLEEAAMDLGASRLTVFGRITLPIIAPALVAGWLLAFTLSLDDVVVASFVATPGSTTLPMKVFASVRMGISPKINALATLLVSAVSIAAVIGWYINARAEKRRQRDLQLARQDNG; via the coding sequence ATGAGCCCGCGTAGCGCCAAGGGCCTCGGGCTGGGCGTGCTGTTGCTCGGCTTCGCCTTCCTGTACCTGCCGATCCTGCTGTTGATGTTCTATTCGTTCAACAGCTCGCGGCTGGCGATGGTCTGGGCCGGGTTCTCCACCCGCGCCTACAGCGACCTGTTCGCCGACCGCGCGCTGATGGATGCGATGTGGACCAGCCTGGTGGTGGCGTTCTGGACCGCCTGCACGGCCACCGTGCTCGGCACGTTGGCGGCAATGGTGATGACCCGCTTCAAGCGTTTCCGCGGCAAGCCGCTGTTTGGCGCGCTGGTGACCGCGCCGCTAGTGATGCCGGACGTGATCCTGGGCTTCTCGCTGATGGCGCTGCTGGCTTCGATGGGCGCGATTCCCGGCTTCCCCGCGCGTGGCCTGGCCACCATCTGGATCGCGCACGTGACCTTCACCCTGTGCTTCGTCACCGTGGTGGTGTCTTCGCGCCTGCAGGAAATGGACCTGTCGCTGGAAGAAGCGGCGATGGACCTGGGCGCCAGCCGGTTGACCGTGTTCGGCCGCATCACCCTGCCGATCATCGCGCCGGCACTGGTGGCGGGCTGGCTGCTGGCGTTCACCCTGTCGCTGGATGACGTGGTGGTGGCCAGCTTCGTGGCCACGCCGGGCTCGACCACGCTGCCGATGAAGGTGTTCGCCTCGGTGCGCATGGGCATCAGCCCGAAGATCAATGCGCTGGCCACGCTGCTGGTGTCGGCGGTGTCGATCGCCGCGGTGATCGGCTGGTACATCAATGCCCGCGCCGAGAAACGGCGCCAGCGCGACCTGCAGCTGGCGCGGCAGGACAACGGTTGA
- a CDS encoding NAD-dependent succinate-semialdehyde dehydrogenase, with protein sequence MTVEIIDPATGQVTYRHELMGAADIEQRLQAAADAFPGWADHSLQDRGAILRQIAAQLRARRDDLQQAMTHEMGKLKAEALAEVDKCAAACEYYADHAADYLKPQLIDTEAQRSYVRYEPIGCVFAVMPWNFPIWQVFRFLAPAFMAGNVALLKHASNVPQCADLILAVCRDGGLPDGVFDVLHIDNDQAAEVLRDARVKAVTLTGSERAGRSIASNAGSQLKKSVMELGGSDAFVVLDDADLDRTVAAAVKSRFDNSGQTCIAAKRFIVVDAVADDFTRRFVEAAGERQYGDPNERGTTLAPMARADLRDELHKQVQASVAKGARVLVGGEPIAGTHAGYPATVLDQVGPGMPAYDEELFGPVAAVIRVKDEAEALRVANDTRFGLGGSVWTGDPVRGERFAKRMECGAAFVNAIVKSDARLPFGGSKQSGFGRELADHGIHEFMNIKTVYVA encoded by the coding sequence ATGACCGTCGAGATTATCGATCCGGCCACCGGCCAGGTGACCTACCGCCATGAACTGATGGGTGCTGCCGACATCGAGCAGCGCCTGCAGGCTGCTGCCGATGCCTTCCCCGGCTGGGCTGATCACTCGTTGCAGGATCGCGGTGCCATCCTGCGCCAGATCGCTGCGCAGCTGCGCGCGCGCCGTGACGATCTGCAGCAGGCGATGACCCACGAGATGGGCAAGCTCAAGGCCGAAGCGCTGGCCGAGGTCGACAAGTGCGCCGCGGCCTGTGAGTACTACGCCGACCACGCGGCCGACTACCTCAAGCCGCAGCTGATCGACACCGAAGCCCAGCGGAGTTACGTGCGCTACGAGCCGATCGGCTGCGTGTTCGCGGTGATGCCATGGAATTTCCCGATCTGGCAGGTGTTCCGTTTCCTCGCGCCGGCGTTCATGGCCGGCAACGTGGCCCTGCTCAAGCACGCCAGCAACGTGCCGCAGTGCGCCGACCTGATCCTGGCGGTGTGCCGTGACGGAGGCCTGCCGGATGGCGTGTTCGATGTACTGCACATCGACAACGACCAAGCCGCCGAGGTGCTGCGCGACGCACGGGTGAAGGCGGTGACGCTGACCGGCAGCGAGCGCGCAGGGCGCTCGATCGCATCCAATGCCGGCAGCCAGCTGAAGAAGTCGGTGATGGAGCTGGGTGGCAGCGATGCCTTCGTGGTGCTCGACGATGCCGACCTCGACAGGACCGTGGCGGCGGCCGTGAAGTCGCGTTTCGACAACAGTGGGCAGACCTGCATCGCGGCCAAGCGCTTCATCGTGGTCGATGCGGTGGCCGATGACTTCACCCGACGCTTCGTTGAAGCCGCAGGCGAGCGCCAGTACGGCGATCCCAACGAGCGTGGCACCACGCTGGCGCCGATGGCGCGCGCCGACCTGCGCGATGAACTGCACAAGCAGGTGCAGGCCAGCGTGGCCAAGGGCGCGCGGGTGCTGGTCGGCGGTGAGCCGATTGCCGGCACCCATGCCGGCTATCCGGCGACCGTACTCGATCAGGTCGGCCCGGGCATGCCGGCCTACGACGAGGAGCTATTCGGGCCGGTGGCCGCAGTGATACGGGTCAAGGACGAGGCCGAGGCACTGCGCGTGGCGAACGACACCCGCTTCGGCCTGGGTGGCAGTGTGTGGACCGGCGATCCGGTACGTGGCGAGCGCTTCGCAAAGCGCATGGAATGCGGCGCCGCGTTCGTCAACGCCATCGTCAAGAGCGACGCGCGGCTGCCGTTTGGTGGCAGCAAGCAGTCCGGTTTCGGTCGGGAGCTGGCCGACCACGGCATCCATGAGTTCATGAACATCAAGACCGTCTACGTGGCTTGA
- a CDS encoding magnesium and cobalt transport protein CorA: MAGMSLPASASAPASANPACVINCVHYDDEGKRHDISLDAISDVIASGNGFVWVGLYDPNDDVLLKLQEEFCLHDLAIEDARNAHQRPKVETYGNSLFVVVTTAQMVDERIQYGETHAFLGPRFLVTVRHGASLSYAPVRARVEREPQLLKMGPSYCLYAVTDFVVDNYLPIVHRFRDTLDLLEKDIFADNYKRSTVVRLYELKRELNKMRMAVAPLQDVLAQLRRYQGELIPDEVKLYVRDVHDHAVRISDVIDTLREMLGTALSVNLSLVTLAQGETVKRLGAWAALLAAPTLITSWYGMNFSHMPELSEPWSYPLMIVGVGGVCVGLYRLFKRAKWL, encoded by the coding sequence ATGGCGGGCATGTCATTGCCCGCCTCCGCTTCCGCCCCTGCCTCGGCCAACCCCGCCTGCGTCATCAACTGCGTCCACTACGATGACGAGGGCAAACGCCACGACATCAGCCTGGATGCCATCAGCGATGTCATTGCCAGTGGCAATGGTTTCGTCTGGGTCGGCCTGTACGACCCCAACGACGATGTGCTGCTGAAACTGCAGGAGGAATTCTGCCTGCACGACCTGGCCATCGAGGATGCGCGCAACGCGCACCAGCGGCCCAAGGTCGAGACCTACGGCAACTCGCTGTTCGTGGTGGTGACCACCGCACAGATGGTGGACGAACGCATCCAGTATGGCGAAACCCACGCCTTCCTCGGCCCGCGCTTCCTGGTGACGGTCCGCCACGGCGCCTCGCTGTCCTACGCGCCGGTGCGTGCACGGGTGGAACGCGAGCCGCAGCTGCTGAAGATGGGCCCGTCGTACTGCCTGTATGCGGTGACCGACTTCGTGGTCGACAACTACCTGCCGATCGTGCACCGCTTCCGCGACACCCTGGACCTGCTGGAAAAGGACATCTTCGCCGACAACTACAAGCGCAGCACGGTGGTGCGGCTGTACGAGCTCAAGCGCGAACTGAACAAGATGCGGATGGCGGTGGCGCCGCTGCAGGATGTGCTGGCGCAGCTGCGCCGCTACCAGGGCGAGCTGATTCCCGATGAAGTGAAGCTCTACGTGCGCGACGTGCACGACCATGCGGTACGCATCAGCGATGTGATCGACACCCTGCGCGAAATGCTGGGCACCGCACTGAGCGTGAACCTGTCGCTGGTGACGCTGGCGCAGGGCGAGACGGTCAAGCGCCTCGGCGCGTGGGCCGCGCTGCTGGCGGCACCGACGCTGATCACCAGCTGGTACGGCATGAACTTCAGCCACATGCCGGAGCTGAGCGAACCGTGGTCCTACCCGCTGATGATCGTGGGCGTGGGCGGCGTGTGCGTGGGGCTGTACCGCTTGTTCAAGCGCGCGAAGTGGTTGTGA
- a CDS encoding DUF4105 domain-containing protein: protein MKRRGLILMVWLALCVLAMALPLAAFAQPAAATPSPAAPAASAEAPAPRIGVVTMQPGTVFFERFGHDAIVVIDPLSGEATSYNFGYFDPSEDDFISRFVRGDMMYYLVALPLQQDLSYYDETGRGASVQWLDLRPDQARALAADLAERAKPENARYHYDYYTANCATMVRDTVDKALDGGLQSQLSGRSRGNTYRSESVRLASPAPWMWLGFDVGLGPFADQPLSRWQEAFVPMRLADALRQARNSDGRPLVQTEQELLPHRIDPEPKEFARRWWPWLLCGLVIAAGMLALRSRPRLLAGLALPFWLLCALFGGVLVFLWGFSTHYAAWANRNLLLLSPLAVLLLPGAISLLRRRVPGRMFRVVLWLLAVQAVAALVLHWLSLQAQYNVQWIVLLLPVHVALAWALGRHPHLSETRR, encoded by the coding sequence TTGAAGCGCCGCGGCCTGATCCTCATGGTGTGGCTGGCACTGTGCGTGCTGGCCATGGCCCTGCCGCTGGCCGCCTTCGCGCAGCCGGCGGCAGCCACACCCTCGCCTGCTGCGCCTGCCGCCAGCGCCGAGGCCCCCGCCCCGCGCATCGGTGTGGTGACCATGCAGCCGGGCACGGTGTTCTTCGAACGCTTCGGCCACGACGCCATCGTCGTGATCGATCCGCTCAGCGGCGAAGCGACGTCGTACAACTTCGGCTACTTCGATCCGTCCGAGGACGATTTCATCAGCCGCTTCGTGCGCGGTGACATGATGTATTACCTGGTGGCGCTGCCGCTGCAGCAGGATTTGTCGTACTACGACGAGACCGGCCGTGGCGCCAGCGTGCAGTGGCTGGACCTGCGCCCGGACCAGGCACGTGCGCTGGCCGCCGACCTGGCCGAGCGGGCCAAGCCGGAAAACGCACGCTACCACTACGACTACTACACCGCCAACTGCGCCACCATGGTCCGCGACACGGTGGACAAGGCGCTGGATGGTGGCCTGCAGTCGCAGCTGTCGGGGCGCTCGCGCGGCAATACCTACCGCAGTGAGTCGGTGCGCCTGGCCTCGCCGGCACCGTGGATGTGGCTGGGCTTCGACGTCGGCCTCGGACCGTTCGCCGACCAGCCGCTGTCGCGCTGGCAGGAAGCCTTCGTACCGATGCGCCTGGCCGACGCGCTGCGCCAGGCGCGCAACAGCGACGGCCGGCCGCTGGTGCAGACCGAACAGGAACTGCTGCCGCACCGCATCGACCCGGAGCCGAAGGAGTTCGCGCGCCGCTGGTGGCCGTGGCTGCTGTGTGGCCTGGTGATCGCCGCCGGCATGCTGGCGCTGCGCAGCCGGCCGCGCCTGCTGGCCGGGCTGGCCCTGCCGTTCTGGCTGCTGTGCGCCCTGTTCGGTGGCGTACTGGTGTTCCTGTGGGGCTTCAGCACCCACTACGCTGCGTGGGCCAACCGCAACCTGCTGCTGCTTTCGCCGCTGGCCGTGCTGCTGCTGCCGGGCGCCATCTCGCTGCTGCGCCGGCGCGTGCCGGGCCGCATGTTCAGAGTCGTGCTGTGGCTGCTGGCGGTACAGGCCGTGGCCGCGCTGGTACTACACTGGCTGAGCCTGCAGGCGCAGTACAACGTGCAGTGGATCGTGCTGCTGCTGCCGGTGCATGTGGCACTGGCGTGGGCATTGGGGCGCCATCCTCACTTGTCCGAAACACGGCGCTGA